One genomic window of Anoplolepis gracilipes chromosome 5, ASM4749672v1, whole genome shotgun sequence includes the following:
- the LOC140665891 gene encoding pickpocket protein 19-like — protein sequence MKSNKKRLRKLTKAATVAVARMKVCGKKNQGKQFDTIRQALRYFCTHTTLHGLRYVVDPDLHPMERFLWLVLFLVSSTIASNVIYSLALRFQAAPTSIDIKSMHYENSKLPFPSVTLCPSDRVDWNRALELEPRIFPNDTDEASLETFRKILGRLSMMTFGDFDELEFLKNHNMIFRVFCIVVANDNRQHRTGINITEVLHEVMPSCDQLLSTCWWRNADRNCCEIFEVQKTEYGFCYSFNSEMAVTSPTDPTESRPRRASGYGEWSGVKVTIHLGNITKPPDSEMIGGVVVIINGPRVWPNSGTMIPSGSLTSLSLECVSGHATQRVLELDRQRQSCWYDKTGMYNQETCLSLCKRNYVIEYCGCNPSFFFPATAHRDCTIEDFICLLDYNDLFNDYIVYFGDEIPRSISSMICKCSPECDYYVCNAQFSNVPQHNMNDISLDVHYKGQTSFRYKTDIVFTQMDLLVSFGGIIGLFLGGSLLSAVELVYYLIVAVLLFLCSRRKAKGRKMRQGSTRSRTTIVRSTATAVLPILDYSPLKQRARRIPIFASYRLAESNLNKY from the exons ATGAAGTccaataaaaagagattaagaAAATTGACGAAAGCCGCGACTGTCGCTGTCGCGAGAATGAAGGTGTGCGGAAAGAAAAACCAAGGCAAGCAGTTCGACACGATTAGGCAAGCATTACGTTATTTTTGCACGCATACAACTCTTCACGGTCTTCGATATGTCGTCGATCCTGATCTACACCCGATGGAGAGGTTCCTGTGGCTCGTGCTATTTCTCGTGTCCTCCACGATCGCGAGCAACGTCATTTATTCGCTGGCGCTTAGATTCCAG GCCGCGCCGACATCGATTGATATCAAATCGATGCACTACGAAAATTCAAAACTGCCATTTCCCAGCGTGACCCTTTGCCCAAGTGACCGCGTAGATTGGAACCGGGCGTTGGAGCTTGAACCGAGGATCTTTCCTAACGATACGGACGAAGCGAGTCTCGAGACTTTTCGAAAAATACTAGGCAGACTTTCCATGATGACCTTCGGGGATTTCGATGAGCTAGAATTCCTGAAGAATCATAAT ATGATTTTCCGTGTCTTTTGTATTGTTGTCGCTAACGATAATCGTCAACACCGGACAGGTATTAACATAACTGAGGTGTTGCACGAGGTGATGCCGTCCTGCGATCAATTGTTGTCCACCTGCTGGTGGCGCAACGCCGACCGCAATTGCTGCGAGATTTTCGAGGTGCAGAAGACCGAGTACGGTTTCTGTTACTCGTTCAATTCGGAAATGGCGGTGACATCCCCGACGGATCCCACGGAATCGCGACCACGAAGAGCATCTGGATACGGCGAATGGAGCGGCGTCAAGGTTACGATTCATCTGGGAAACATAACGAAGCCGCCGGATTCCG AGATGATTGGCGGTGTCGTGGTGATAATAAATGGGCCGCGTGTCTGGCCCAATAGCGGCACCATGATACCGTCGGGCTCGCTGACCAGCCTGTCCTTGGAATGCGTTTCCGGACACGCCACCCAGCGCGTCCTCGAGCTGGACCGTCAGAGGCAGTCGTGTTGGTATGACAAGACAGGCATGTACAATCAGGAGACCTGTCTGTCACTCTGCAAACGCAATTACGTCATCGAGTATTGCGGTTGCAACCCGTCCTTTTTCTTCCCTGCAA CTGCCCATCGCGACTGCACTATCGAGGATTTTATCTGCCTGCTCGATTACAACG ATCTGTTCAATGACTATATCGTTTACTTTGGCGACGAGATCCCACGCAGCATTTCTAGCATGATTTGCAAATGTTCGCCGGAATGCGACTATTACGTCTGCAACGCCCAGTTTTCTAATGTACCGCAACATAATATGAACGACATTTCGCTAGACGTGCATTACAAAGGGCAAACTAGTTTCCGCTACAAAACAGACATAGTCTTCACGCAAATGGACCTACTCG TGTCTTTCGGCGGCATAATCGGCTTATTTCTGGGCGGCTCATTGCTCAGCGCCGTCGAGCTCGTCTATTACCTGATAGTGGCGGTGCTTTTGTTTCTGTGCTCGCGACGAAAGGCTAAGGGAAGAAAGATGCGACAGGGGTCAACGAGGTCAAGAACCACGATCGTTCGCAGCACCGCAACTGCTGTGCTGCCTATCCTGGATTACAGCCCTCTGAAACAACGGGCTAGGAGAATACCGATTTTCGCGAGTTACCGCCTCGCGGAATCGaatttaaataagtattaa